From Coccinella septempunctata chromosome 4, icCocSept1.1, whole genome shotgun sequence, a single genomic window includes:
- the LOC123311277 gene encoding protein ITPRID2 has product MSKSPVTVQQWIESLPPPEKTAPPFIPPTTVSTKTVSPARNARRYLPRDLSLQSDDASSHCSSVESVLELRKPDPEAVLMSLGFGPSKPSNLLSKIPQRFLQPSQLITSIDLDKFLEQYGESPTELSDIQNPKSPFDRATKRPRSF; this is encoded by the exons ATGAGTAAGTCTCCTGTAACTGTCCAACAATGGATTGAGTCCCTTCCTCCTCCTGAAAAAACAGCACCACCTTTTATACCACCAACAACGGTTTCAACAAAAACGGTTTCCCCTGCAAGAAACGCTAGGAGGTACCTCCCTAGGGACCTTTCCCTGCAATCTGATGATGCCAGTAGTCATTGTTCGAGTGTAGAATCTGTTTTAGAGCTAAGAAAACCAGATCCAGAAGCTGTGTTGATGTCTCTAGGTTTTGGACCAAGTAAACCCTCTAATCTTCTCTCAAAAATACCACAAAGATTTCTACAACCATCTCAG CTGATAACCAGTATCGACTTGGATAAATTTTTAGAACAGTATGGAGAGTCGCCTACAGAGCTGTCAGATATTCAAAACCCAAA ATCCCCTTTTGATAGAGCAACAAAAAGACCCCGAtcattttga